From the genome of uncultured Pseudodesulfovibrio sp., one region includes:
- a CDS encoding GNAT family N-acetyltransferase: MKKDCANVDWRAVADILKEVGMAHHSPEMHAKAFKASYTRVFIYDEDKLIGFGRAISDGAYQAAVYDCAVLPEYQGHKLGTRIMDALLKDVGECNVILYAAPGKEGFYQKQGFSRMKTGMARFTSPDAMRDKGFTE, translated from the coding sequence ATGAAAAAAGACTGTGCGAACGTAGACTGGCGAGCTGTTGCCGACATTCTGAAAGAAGTCGGCATGGCCCATCATTCGCCTGAGATGCACGCCAAGGCATTTAAGGCCAGCTACACCAGGGTCTTCATCTATGATGAGGATAAGCTGATCGGTTTTGGCCGGGCCATTTCGGACGGAGCCTACCAAGCGGCCGTTTACGACTGCGCCGTGCTGCCTGAGTATCAGGGGCACAAACTCGGGACCCGGATCATGGATGCCCTGCTGAAAGACGTGGGGGAATGCAACGTTATTCTTTACGCTGCGCCCGGCAAGGAAGGCTTCTATCAGAAGCAGGGATTCAGCCGAATGAAGACGGGCATGGCGCGCTTCACCAGCCCCGACGCAATGCGTGACAAGGGCTTCACCGAATAG
- a CDS encoding protein tolB — MKRITTFFASLVIVCLTAVLASAQGPLTVDIHGPGQRLVNITLLPSKGLDGQPVPDASAKAFAELVANDLAYIPFLKLVPSTELLGGDPSHGVTAQDIDFKPFQLARVDLCMTTGWNGQYLEARVYETFSGRRVVGKAYRDVADKLPLVADRFCSAFLEALTGKKGFFDSPIAFVKQVGKTKEIFTVLPQGRGLKQISDLGGFNLSPAWSANGENLAFTHIGNERHELCIYESKTQKIRRVAKGLGDTVISPVYGPEDVLYASLNLNGTTNIYELSKSFKVGKQLASSPYIDVSPSFDRTGSKMVFTSGRAGNPHIYLLDMKSGQVRRVTTTGKYNTHPCLSPDGRYVAYTHQTADGHRIFLHDLETGREKQLTFGPGNDEYPAFGPDGYFVAFASSRTGQYQLYLSTRHGDAPRKISTGKGAAFAPAWDTSLQW, encoded by the coding sequence ATGAAACGGATAACGACATTTTTCGCCTCATTGGTCATCGTCTGCCTTACGGCCGTGCTTGCCTCGGCCCAGGGCCCACTGACCGTGGATATTCATGGGCCGGGCCAGCGTCTGGTCAACATAACCCTGCTTCCGTCAAAGGGACTCGACGGGCAGCCTGTGCCGGATGCCTCGGCCAAGGCTTTTGCCGAGCTTGTGGCCAACGATTTGGCCTATATCCCGTTCCTCAAACTGGTGCCCTCGACCGAATTGCTCGGCGGGGACCCCAGCCATGGTGTGACTGCGCAGGATATTGATTTCAAGCCTTTCCAACTGGCCCGTGTGGACCTGTGCATGACGACAGGCTGGAACGGTCAGTATCTCGAAGCCCGTGTTTACGAGACCTTCAGCGGCCGACGGGTGGTGGGCAAGGCGTACCGCGATGTGGCCGACAAGCTGCCTCTGGTGGCCGATCGTTTCTGCTCCGCATTCCTTGAGGCCCTGACCGGCAAGAAGGGCTTTTTTGATTCGCCCATCGCCTTTGTCAAACAGGTGGGCAAGACCAAGGAAATCTTTACCGTTCTGCCGCAGGGCAGGGGGCTCAAGCAGATCTCCGATCTAGGCGGGTTCAACCTCAGCCCGGCCTGGTCCGCCAATGGCGAAAACCTCGCCTTTACCCACATCGGCAATGAACGCCATGAGCTGTGCATCTACGAGAGCAAGACCCAGAAGATCCGTCGCGTGGCCAAAGGGCTCGGCGATACGGTCATCAGCCCGGTCTATGGTCCTGAAGACGTACTCTATGCCTCCCTGAACCTGAACGGTACAACCAACATCTACGAGCTGAGCAAGTCCTTCAAGGTCGGGAAGCAGCTTGCCTCCAGCCCATACATCGATGTCTCCCCGAGTTTTGACCGAACCGGGTCCAAGATGGTCTTCACCTCGGGCAGGGCGGGCAACCCCCATATCTATCTGCTGGACATGAAGTCCGGTCAGGTCCGTCGCGTGACCACAACGGGCAAGTACAACACCCATCCGTGCCTGAGTCCGGATGGTCGCTACGTGGCCTACACTCACCAGACCGCTGACGGGCACCGCATATTCCTGCACGACCTCGAAACCGGTCGGGAAAAGCAGTTGACCTTCGGCCCGGGCAACGACGAATACCCTGCCTTCGGGCCTGACGGTTATTTCGTGGCCTTCGCTTCCAGCCGGACAGGCCAATATCAACTGTACCTGAGCACCCGCCACGGAGATGCGCCGCGCAAGATATCCACCGGCAAGGGAGCGGCTTTCGCGCCTGCCTGGGATACTTCGCTGCAGTGGTAA
- a CDS encoding GNAT family N-acetyltransferase — protein sequence MQPATDKDLPKIVEIYNSTVPTRLATADIEPVSVESKRAWFNNHIPGKRPIMVERIEGEVAAWVSFESFYGRPAYDRTAEISIYIAPEYRRQGLGKRLLKEALDMTPELGIRSVVAYIFSHNEGSIRLFRSFGFETWGDLPGIAEMDGKRYGLSILGKHVNP from the coding sequence ATGCAACCCGCCACCGATAAAGACCTTCCGAAAATCGTCGAAATATACAACTCCACGGTCCCCACACGCCTGGCCACCGCAGACATAGAGCCGGTGAGCGTCGAGTCGAAGCGGGCCTGGTTCAACAACCACATTCCCGGCAAGCGCCCCATCATGGTCGAGCGCATCGAAGGAGAAGTTGCCGCCTGGGTCAGCTTTGAATCCTTTTACGGACGACCGGCTTATGACCGCACAGCGGAAATCAGCATTTACATTGCCCCGGAGTACCGACGCCAGGGATTGGGCAAACGGTTGCTCAAAGAGGCCTTGGATATGACGCCGGAACTGGGCATACGGAGCGTTGTGGCCTATATTTTTTCCCACAACGAGGGGTCCATACGGCTGTTCCGTTCCTTTGGATTCGAAACATGGGGAGATCTGCCGGGGATAGCCGAGATGGACGGCAAGCGCTATGGCCTGTCCATTTTGGGCAAGCACGTCAATCCCTAG
- a CDS encoding TVP38/TMEM64 family protein, with protein MSRSAAGKLLVSALLAGLVAAYFLFDLGRFFSLDYLKQSREQFQALYGAHTFLVLGAYFLIYVAVAALGLPAAAVLTLAGGALFGLWVGLVMVSLASTLGASLAFLLSRYVLRESVRSRFGDKLGRIDRGVEREGAFYLFTLRLIPIFPFFVVNTLMGLTPMRLVTYAWVSQVGMLPGTAVYVNAGKELGQLDSLTGLLSPSLILSFVVLGLFPLAAKKGLGWYRKRRNHG; from the coding sequence ATGAGCCGGAGTGCGGCCGGCAAACTCCTGGTCTCGGCCCTGCTGGCCGGGCTGGTGGCCGCCTATTTTCTGTTCGATCTTGGCCGTTTTTTCTCTCTGGATTACCTTAAACAATCGCGTGAACAGTTTCAGGCTCTGTATGGTGCGCATACTTTTCTGGTACTCGGCGCGTATTTCCTCATATATGTAGCCGTGGCCGCTCTGGGGTTGCCAGCTGCCGCCGTACTTACGCTGGCGGGCGGGGCCTTATTCGGTCTGTGGGTTGGTCTGGTAATGGTTTCGTTGGCCAGCACTCTGGGTGCCAGCCTTGCCTTTCTGCTATCGCGCTACGTACTGCGTGAATCGGTCCGGAGCAGGTTCGGCGACAAGCTTGGGCGCATCGACAGGGGCGTTGAGCGCGAAGGGGCGTTCTACCTTTTCACTCTTCGGCTCATCCCGATCTTCCCCTTTTTCGTAGTCAATACACTTATGGGGCTGACCCCCATGCGTCTGGTCACTTATGCCTGGGTCTCTCAAGTCGGCATGCTCCCGGGCACGGCGGTCTATGTCAACGCGGGCAAGGAGTTGGGCCAGCTTGACTCCCTGACGGGCTTGCTCTCGCCGAGTCTGATCCTGTCATTCGTGGTACTTGGGCTTTTCCCTCTGGCTGCGAAGAAGGGACTCGGCTGGTACAGGAAGCGGAGGAACCATGGCTGA
- a CDS encoding glucokinase: MVKILAADIGGTNSRFALFEAQDNHLEMLDSIWLDTHGAQTFPELVGQLWDSDFPVRPGSFDAAVLAPAGAVYRGVTCPKLPNAPWGIDLREVDFGAAAVLINDFSAQAYACRTCAVDDALVIQDGEAMEGETIGVIGAGTGLGYSAMFKTSGKWAAIPSEGGHMAFPFVGREEAEYAEFNRLESGRNWPEGDSVVTGLGLQLVHRFLTGENLSPKEISARLTPESETAKWYARFYARACRNWAIGLMTTGGLFIAGGVAAKNPMLVQIPEFMDEFHNSHVYQDFLNTVPVKLNANEASGLFGAAFYGAQMLAGHGEGA; this comes from the coding sequence ATGGTCAAGATTCTGGCCGCCGACATCGGCGGCACCAACAGTCGGTTTGCCTTGTTCGAGGCGCAAGACAACCACCTGGAAATGCTGGATTCCATCTGGCTTGATACCCACGGGGCGCAAACATTCCCGGAACTGGTCGGACAACTCTGGGACAGCGATTTTCCTGTGCGGCCCGGCTCGTTCGACGCTGCGGTTCTGGCTCCTGCCGGCGCCGTCTATAGAGGCGTGACCTGTCCGAAACTACCCAATGCCCCGTGGGGCATCGACTTGCGTGAAGTGGATTTCGGCGCGGCAGCCGTGCTCATCAACGATTTTTCGGCCCAGGCCTATGCCTGCCGCACCTGCGCCGTGGACGATGCCCTGGTAATTCAGGACGGTGAGGCGATGGAGGGAGAGACCATCGGCGTTATCGGCGCTGGCACGGGACTCGGCTATTCCGCGATGTTCAAGACCAGCGGCAAGTGGGCGGCCATCCCTTCCGAAGGAGGGCACATGGCCTTTCCCTTTGTCGGGCGTGAAGAAGCCGAATACGCCGAGTTCAACCGCTTGGAGAGTGGCCGCAACTGGCCAGAGGGAGACTCCGTGGTCACAGGGCTCGGTTTGCAGCTCGTGCATCGATTTTTGACCGGTGAGAACCTTTCTCCCAAGGAGATTTCCGCCAGATTGACCCCGGAGAGCGAGACGGCCAAGTGGTATGCCCGGTTCTACGCCCGAGCGTGTCGAAACTGGGCCATCGGCTTGATGACCACCGGCGGCCTGTTCATCGCGGGCGGCGTGGCAGCCAAGAACCCCATGCTGGTTCAGATTCCGGAATTCATGGATGAGTTTCATAATTCCCACGTGTATCAGGATTTTCTGAACACCGTCCCGGTCAAACTCAACGCCAACGAGGCGAGCGGACTGTTTGGCGCGGCCTTTTACGGCGCGCAGATGCTTGCGGGTCACGGCGAGGGCGCATGA
- a CDS encoding energy transducer TonB — MGIFVFALYGVNYTATRVNMDRPVYNVDLISLAPPPPGPPVKVQAKAEAPAQTEDVPVVKAQPEQAEAKPVPVVEAKPEPEPEPEVKDISPKKVEKKTVVKKKEEPKPKPKPEPKPEPKPKPEPKPKPKPQKTAKELLAEGMAAAKAQAKREEAAKQNALASELAALKKQEGSDVYAHGGQPGGQEGGREGGTVGGSGSGLSEVYALIVGSAIKKHWRYPAFAGEANLTVTIEITLAQDGKILSSKVLEPSNNPEFDSSALRAIKETEYVEKPRTDRDRLIRINFNSQELSE; from the coding sequence GTGGGCATATTCGTCTTCGCGCTGTATGGCGTGAACTACACTGCCACGCGCGTGAATATGGACCGCCCTGTGTACAACGTGGACCTCATCTCCCTTGCCCCTCCGCCTCCCGGACCGCCGGTCAAGGTGCAGGCCAAGGCCGAAGCTCCAGCCCAGACCGAAGATGTGCCTGTGGTAAAGGCCCAGCCTGAACAGGCCGAAGCCAAGCCCGTACCCGTGGTTGAGGCCAAACCCGAACCCGAGCCGGAGCCCGAGGTCAAGGATATCAGCCCCAAGAAGGTTGAGAAGAAGACCGTGGTCAAGAAGAAGGAAGAGCCCAAGCCCAAGCCGAAGCCCGAACCGAAACCTGAGCCCAAACCCAAACCGGAGCCCAAACCCAAGCCCAAGCCTCAAAAGACGGCCAAGGAATTGCTTGCCGAGGGTATGGCCGCGGCCAAGGCCCAGGCCAAGCGCGAGGAAGCTGCCAAGCAGAACGCCCTTGCCAGCGAATTGGCCGCCCTGAAGAAGCAGGAGGGCAGCGACGTTTATGCCCATGGCGGACAACCCGGCGGCCAGGAAGGAGGCCGGGAAGGCGGCACGGTCGGCGGTTCCGGCTCCGGCCTGTCCGAAGTCTATGCCCTTATCGTCGGGTCGGCCATCAAGAAGCATTGGCGTTATCCCGCCTTTGCCGGTGAGGCCAACCTGACGGTCACCATAGAAATCACCCTTGCGCAGGACGGCAAGATTCTTTCCTCGAAGGTTCTGGAACCCTCGAATAATCCTGAATTCGACAGTTCCGCCCTTCGAGCCATCAAGGAAACCGAGTATGTGGAGAAGCCGAGAACCGATCGTGACAGGCTCATCCGCATCAATTTCAACAGCCAGGAACTCTCAGAGTAG
- a CDS encoding MotA/TolQ/ExbB proton channel family protein produces MGRKNLIGIGLSLAIFIGSFMLTGAAGAYFNLAAFLVVISGLSAAMLISYPVGHVKNAFAVAKNVYTNGRTTAEEIVTTLLDLSVKSKVDGVLSLERSANKATSSFLKSGLCLLVDNYKEDEIRECLSAEMAFFNLRRQQSERFFQTLARTAPAFGVAGSVIGLIGLLMGINDTAVILKNIPVAFISTLYGLILSHLVFSPIAENINYSTRAELLNQKLVMEGIVAISKEQNSYKLERKLASFLSPAEREGKTETLRRITRKYVQRKRQPVELADMADSAAVPDGDLEKASEAA; encoded by the coding sequence ATGGGTAGAAAAAATCTTATCGGGATCGGTTTGAGCCTGGCCATATTCATAGGCAGTTTCATGCTCACCGGCGCGGCCGGGGCGTACTTCAACCTGGCGGCATTTCTTGTCGTCATTTCAGGCCTGAGCGCGGCCATGCTCATCAGCTATCCGGTGGGGCACGTCAAAAACGCCTTTGCCGTGGCCAAGAACGTATACACCAATGGGCGGACCACGGCAGAAGAGATTGTCACCACCTTGCTCGATCTGTCCGTCAAATCCAAGGTGGACGGTGTGCTTTCCCTGGAACGTTCGGCCAACAAGGCCACGAGTTCCTTTTTGAAAAGCGGGCTGTGCCTTCTGGTGGACAACTACAAGGAGGATGAAATCCGCGAATGCCTGAGCGCGGAGATGGCATTCTTCAATCTACGTCGCCAGCAGAGCGAGCGATTTTTCCAGACCCTGGCCCGCACGGCTCCCGCGTTCGGCGTTGCGGGTTCGGTCATTGGCCTCATCGGTCTCCTCATGGGCATCAACGACACCGCCGTGATCCTCAAAAATATCCCGGTGGCCTTCATCTCCACCTTGTATGGGCTGATCCTGTCCCATCTGGTCTTTTCGCCCATTGCTGAAAACATCAATTATTCCACACGGGCTGAATTGCTCAACCAGAAGCTGGTCATGGAAGGCATCGTGGCCATCAGCAAGGAGCAGAACTCCTACAAGCTGGAACGAAAGCTTGCCTCGTTCCTTTCCCCGGCCGAGCGCGAGGGAAAGACCGAGACCCTGCGGCGCATCACCCGCAAGTATGTGCAGCGCAAGCGCCAGCCTGTGGAACTTGCGGACATGGCGGACTCTGCCGCAGTGCCTGACGGCGATCTGGAAAAGGCCAGCGAAGCGGCCTGA
- a CDS encoding FAD-dependent oxidoreductase — translation MAEYDFDIGVIGGGAAGLTVASGAAQLGVKTVLVERGASLGGDCLHTGCVPSKTLIRTAEIYHDMRHAARFGLPEVNVPPVDMGSVNGRIREVIEAIQEHDSEERFCGLGVKVVFGEARFVDEHMIDCSGKRLSARSWVLATGSSPAVPPIDGLADVSYLTNEDLFSLEKLPSSLAIIGGGPIGCEMAQAFTRLGTTVTIVQRNSQLLPVEDEDMAEVVRAALAAEGVKVELSAATTAVRRVNGEMEVEFARTGRSHTVRAEQLLVAAGRMPRVEGLGLENCGVELAGRGIKVDARLRTTQKHIFACGDVLGRYLFTHAAGYEGSIVLSNVVFHLPRKADYTRLPWCTYTDPELASVGMNEKRALEAGVEYSVFEELFTNNDRARAEGRIEGKVKLILDHKEKPLGAQIVGPHAGELLGQWATALGGGVKLSAMASMVMPYPTLGEINKRVAGRVLSPKLFSPMVRKTLSFLFDYKGRACTLD, via the coding sequence ATGGCTGAATATGATTTTGATATTGGCGTCATCGGTGGTGGAGCGGCTGGACTGACCGTTGCCTCCGGAGCCGCGCAGCTCGGAGTGAAGACAGTACTCGTCGAGCGAGGGGCATCCTTGGGCGGTGATTGCCTGCACACCGGCTGCGTGCCGAGCAAGACGCTGATTCGCACGGCTGAAATCTATCATGACATGCGCCACGCCGCTCGCTTCGGCCTACCCGAAGTGAACGTGCCCCCAGTGGATATGGGGTCGGTCAATGGCCGAATCCGGGAGGTCATTGAGGCCATTCAGGAGCACGACTCCGAGGAGCGCTTTTGCGGGCTGGGCGTCAAGGTTGTGTTCGGAGAAGCCCGTTTTGTTGACGAGCACATGATCGACTGCTCCGGAAAGCGGCTGTCCGCCCGGTCCTGGGTCCTGGCCACCGGCTCATCTCCGGCCGTCCCGCCCATTGATGGCCTTGCCGATGTTTCATATCTCACGAATGAGGATCTTTTCAGCCTTGAGAAACTGCCTTCGTCCCTGGCGATAATCGGCGGCGGCCCCATAGGTTGTGAAATGGCCCAGGCCTTCACCCGCCTCGGGACCACAGTGACCATCGTCCAGCGCAACAGCCAGTTGCTCCCTGTGGAGGATGAGGACATGGCCGAGGTGGTTCGGGCTGCGTTGGCTGCTGAAGGTGTGAAGGTGGAGTTGTCCGCTGCGACCACCGCTGTACGTCGGGTAAATGGCGAGATGGAGGTTGAATTCGCCCGAACGGGCAGGTCCCATACGGTGCGGGCCGAACAGTTGCTCGTAGCCGCCGGGCGCATGCCCCGAGTGGAAGGGCTCGGGCTCGAAAACTGCGGAGTGGAACTCGCCGGGCGCGGGATCAAGGTGGACGCGCGTCTGCGCACTACCCAAAAACATATTTTTGCCTGCGGCGACGTGCTTGGCCGCTATCTGTTTACCCACGCAGCCGGATACGAAGGGTCCATCGTTCTGTCCAACGTGGTCTTCCACTTGCCGCGCAAGGCGGATTATACGCGGCTGCCATGGTGCACCTACACCGATCCGGAGCTGGCCAGCGTGGGCATGAACGAAAAGCGCGCGTTGGAGGCGGGGGTAGAATATTCGGTCTTCGAGGAACTCTTCACAAACAACGACCGCGCCCGGGCCGAAGGGCGGATTGAAGGAAAGGTCAAGTTGATCCTCGATCATAAGGAAAAGCCCCTGGGGGCGCAGATAGTCGGTCCGCACGCTGGAGAACTGCTCGGACAATGGGCCACGGCATTGGGGGGCGGAGTAAAGCTGTCGGCCATGGCCTCCATGGTCATGCCGTACCCGACTCTCGGGGAGATCAATAAGCGCGTGGCGGGGCGGGTTTTGTCTCCGAAGCTGTTTTCACCCATGGTTCGCAAGACGCTCTCTTTCCTCTTTGATTACAAAGGCAGGGCCTGTACTCTTGATTAA
- a CDS encoding DinB family protein, producing MTDKPEKTTTAILGALQGSITIFSDLLRSIPTDVLDTKRGEGFWSLHEHAAHLADVQFMGLERMRRILTEDVPEFVPFVPGKEDETERPPLAPVDDIVTQFKSGREKQLELLKSASPEDWKRTAIHPEYEQYGLYIFARHILMHDHWHMYRMEELWLARDEDLSKLEG from the coding sequence ATGACCGATAAACCTGAAAAGACCACCACCGCCATTCTTGGAGCCCTGCAAGGATCCATAACGATATTCAGCGATCTGCTTCGCTCCATCCCGACAGATGTCCTGGACACAAAACGAGGAGAAGGGTTCTGGTCCCTGCACGAGCACGCCGCCCACCTGGCCGACGTCCAGTTCATGGGGCTGGAGCGGATGCGGCGCATCCTGACCGAGGATGTGCCCGAATTCGTGCCCTTCGTCCCGGGCAAGGAGGATGAAACAGAGAGACCGCCTCTTGCTCCTGTGGATGACATCGTCACCCAATTCAAAAGCGGCCGAGAAAAACAGCTCGAACTCTTGAAGAGCGCCTCCCCTGAGGACTGGAAGCGGACGGCCATTCATCCTGAATACGAGCAATACGGTCTGTATATCTTCGCTCGCCACATCCTCATGCACGATCACTGGCACATGTACCGGATGGAGGAATTGTGGCTGGCAAGGGATGAAGACCTTTCCAAACTCGAAGGATAA
- a CDS encoding phosphatidylglycerophosphatase A produces MTASNPLDKLALAVATLGPVGHFPKAPGTWGSLAATVVAPSLFLTLALPWRAAVLIAIFFIGTWACGRAETIMGKKDPGCVVVDELFGQWLALFFFQAMPLWYVAVGFALFRVFDILKPWPVKWAETAFPGGFGVMIDDGVAGLYAMGCLHLIAYLVSMIG; encoded by the coding sequence ATGACCGCATCCAATCCTCTCGACAAGCTGGCCCTTGCCGTGGCCACTCTCGGCCCCGTCGGCCATTTTCCCAAAGCCCCCGGCACCTGGGGTTCTCTGGCCGCCACGGTAGTCGCCCCTTCGCTCTTCCTGACACTCGCCCTGCCCTGGCGCGCAGCTGTGCTCATAGCCATATTCTTCATTGGCACCTGGGCCTGCGGGCGGGCAGAAACCATCATGGGCAAAAAGGATCCCGGCTGTGTGGTTGTCGACGAACTGTTCGGACAATGGCTTGCCCTGTTCTTCTTCCAGGCCATGCCCCTCTGGTACGTGGCCGTGGGCTTCGCCCTGTTCCGCGTCTTTGACATACTCAAACCCTGGCCCGTCAAATGGGCTGAAACCGCCTTCCCTGGCGGCTTCGGCGTCATGATCGACGACGGCGTTGCCGGACTCTACGCCATGGGTTGTCTGCATCTCATCGCCTACCTTGTTTCGATGATTGGCTAA
- a CDS encoding Maf family protein translates to MQKGPFRNRSPLVLASGSPRRRELLADLGLTFDVHPSPLEEPLPEPGESPAEYVLRMAELKTLDVAGRFRGATILGADTAVVLGERIMGKPHSKLDALEMLTTLSGMTHQVVSGFCVVLPDGKILSEAVSTDVDMRESTEGELMSYIETGEPMDKAGAYAIQGVGTFLVTAIRGSYTNVVGLPVARVLEVLTASGCAEPRLPNKS, encoded by the coding sequence ATGCAAAAAGGTCCCTTCCGCAACCGATCCCCCCTTGTCCTGGCCTCGGGTTCTCCCCGCAGGCGTGAACTTCTGGCCGACCTTGGCCTGACCTTCGATGTGCACCCGAGTCCGCTGGAAGAGCCTCTGCCCGAACCAGGGGAATCACCAGCCGAATACGTCCTGCGCATGGCCGAACTTAAAACCCTGGACGTGGCCGGCCGTTTTCGTGGAGCGACAATTCTCGGCGCTGACACCGCCGTGGTTCTGGGCGAGCGGATCATGGGCAAACCCCATTCCAAGCTCGACGCGCTCGAGATGCTGACTACCCTGTCCGGCATGACCCATCAGGTGGTCAGCGGATTTTGCGTGGTCCTGCCCGACGGCAAAATCCTGTCCGAAGCCGTCAGCACGGATGTGGACATGCGAGAGTCCACCGAGGGCGAACTGATGAGCTACATCGAGACCGGCGAACCCATGGACAAGGCCGGAGCATACGCCATTCAGGGCGTGGGCACCTTTCTGGTTACGGCCATACGAGGCTCCTACACCAACGTCGTTGGACTGCCTGTCGCTCGTGTTCTTGAAGTGCTGACCGCGTCAGGCTGTGCTGAGCCACGGCTGCCGAACAAGAGCTAA
- a CDS encoding OmpA family protein, which yields MQKTDTKFDQGFTSFHQMEGEDPSRGANDWAVPWSDLMMVMFVLFAVLFIYASSKQDVKILFSKQSAEKAQSASALDPLIGLIGQIASRTTTGGSQDVVQVAENEVLYRSRTNGITVVREGRGQVRVTLRGDLFFDGGSGQLKPESAAYLDEIGDLVRLSVGLVHVIGFVDQSEAQGAQSFTLSSERAAGIADQLINRIGIAPKRLVVTGRGAYQPELPDTSAANQTSNRRVEIVISNNS from the coding sequence ATGCAGAAGACAGATACGAAATTCGACCAGGGTTTTACCTCGTTTCACCAGATGGAAGGCGAGGACCCGTCCCGTGGAGCCAATGACTGGGCCGTTCCCTGGTCCGATCTGATGATGGTCATGTTCGTGCTTTTTGCCGTGCTGTTCATCTACGCAAGCTCAAAACAGGACGTGAAGATATTGTTCAGTAAACAGTCCGCAGAAAAAGCCCAGTCGGCCAGCGCCCTTGATCCGCTCATCGGCCTTATCGGCCAGATCGCAAGCCGGACCACCACCGGCGGGTCTCAAGACGTGGTCCAAGTGGCTGAAAACGAGGTCCTGTATCGCTCCCGCACCAACGGTATCACCGTGGTCCGGGAGGGACGAGGCCAAGTACGCGTGACCCTGCGTGGCGATCTGTTTTTCGACGGTGGTTCCGGCCAGCTCAAGCCCGAGTCCGCAGCCTATCTCGACGAGATAGGGGACCTGGTCCGACTGAGCGTGGGGCTGGTCCACGTCATAGGTTTTGTGGATCAGAGCGAGGCGCAGGGAGCACAGAGTTTCACGTTGTCGTCCGAACGGGCGGCGGGCATTGCGGACCAGCTCATCAATCGCATCGGGATTGCCCCCAAGCGGTTGGTGGTAACCGGCAGGGGGGCGTATCAGCCTGAACTGCCAGACACCTCGGCAGCCAACCAGACCAGCAATCGGCGTGTCGAAATCGTTATTTCCAACAACAGTTGA
- a CDS encoding class I SAM-dependent methyltransferase: protein MESKPKAAGKSSIDLIDQDLAFDNIMVGSRATYLDLGCGAGNYTLALARRLGAGSLVYALDLWEEGIAALTERAREEGLGNVEAKVADLSRTLDLPTGSVDAAFMATVLHDLPEEARPGLMEEIKRVLVPGGVLALIEFKKFAKGPGPSDPEKRIGPEDADRLTAPHGFVHDTVVDLGEVTYLVRYIGK from the coding sequence ATGGAATCCAAACCCAAGGCCGCTGGAAAAAGCAGCATCGACCTCATCGATCAGGATCTGGCTTTCGACAACATCATGGTCGGCTCCAGAGCCACCTATCTTGATCTCGGCTGCGGCGCCGGGAACTATACCCTGGCCCTTGCCCGTCGTCTGGGCGCAGGCTCCCTGGTCTATGCCCTGGACTTGTGGGAGGAGGGCATAGCGGCGCTGACAGAAAGGGCTCGTGAAGAAGGACTCGGCAATGTCGAAGCCAAAGTGGCCGATTTGTCCAGGACGCTTGATTTGCCCACAGGGTCGGTGGACGCCGCGTTCATGGCTACCGTGCTGCATGATTTGCCCGAGGAGGCCCGGCCAGGACTCATGGAAGAGATAAAACGTGTGCTCGTGCCCGGAGGCGTTTTGGCGCTGATCGAGTTCAAGAAGTTCGCCAAAGGCCCCGGACCGTCCGATCCTGAAAAACGCATTGGGCCCGAGGATGCCGACCGGCTGACTGCGCCCCATGGGTTCGTCCACGACACCGTGGTCGACCTGGGGGAGGTCACCTACCTCGTCCGTTATATCGGGAAATAG
- the pal gene encoding peptidoglycan-associated lipoprotein Pal, which translates to MKIKWYVGIVALMALSLLLFAGCAKKSTTTEPTQGQVQVKDDSQWTPPAQQEPAVDEATLAAEAQARAKAEAVQELTSVTIHFAFNSYELSDEARSILAQKANILRKYDGVNVVIEGHCDERGTEEYNLALGERRARAAYEHMVILGVQPERMKIVSFGEEYPVDPGHNETAWAKNRRDEFVVK; encoded by the coding sequence ATGAAAATCAAATGGTATGTCGGTATTGTGGCCCTTATGGCCTTGTCCCTTCTTCTCTTTGCCGGCTGTGCAAAGAAATCCACAACCACGGAACCGACCCAGGGTCAGGTCCAAGTAAAGGACGACTCTCAGTGGACTCCGCCCGCGCAGCAGGAACCCGCTGTCGATGAAGCCACTCTGGCTGCCGAGGCGCAGGCCCGAGCCAAGGCCGAGGCTGTCCAGGAACTGACCAGCGTGACCATTCATTTCGCCTTCAATTCCTATGAACTGAGCGATGAAGCCCGTTCCATCCTGGCTCAGAAAGCCAACATTCTGCGCAAGTACGATGGCGTCAATGTTGTCATTGAAGGCCACTGCGACGAGCGCGGCACCGAAGAATACAACCTCGCTTTGGGCGAACGTCGTGCCCGCGCCGCCTACGAGCACATGGTTATTCTTGGCGTCCAGCCTGAACGCATGAAAATCGTCAGCTTTGGTGAAGAATACCCCGTCGATCCGGGCCACAACGAGACCGCCTGGGCCAAGAACCGCCGGGACGAGTTCGTCGTCAAATAG